The Muricauda sp. SCSIO 65647 genome includes a region encoding these proteins:
- the murC gene encoding UDP-N-acetylmuramate--L-alanine ligase, which yields MSIHFIAIGGAAMHNLALALEHKGYKITGSDDVIYEPSKSRLAKKGLLPEEFGWFPEKITADLDAVILGMHAKPDNPELQKAQELGLKIYSYPEFLYEQSKNKTRVVIGGSHGKTTITSMILHVLDYQDIEVDYMVGAQLEGFDRMVHLTEENDFMVLEGDEYLSSPIDRRPKFHLYQANIALLSGIAWDHINVFTTYENYVEQFEIFVDGIVKGGSITYNEEDVEVKRVVEASQNTIRKFPYRTPEHSIENGITFLETEDGPMPLEIFGKHNLNNLMGAKWICQQMGVDEVDFYEAITTFKGASKRLEKLAEGATNAVFKDFAHSPSKVAATTQAVAAQYPDRKLVACLELHTYSSLNVDFLKEYEGALDAADQAVVYYSPEAVKIKRLEAVTTEQIATAFKRKDVRVFTDPDSFQEWLYSQNFENANLLLMSSGNYGGLDFEKVKKGFG from the coding sequence ATGAGCATTCATTTTATTGCCATAGGCGGAGCCGCCATGCACAATTTGGCACTGGCCTTGGAGCATAAGGGTTATAAAATTACGGGGAGCGATGACGTTATTTATGAACCCTCAAAAAGCCGATTGGCAAAGAAGGGTCTGTTGCCAGAAGAATTCGGATGGTTTCCTGAAAAAATTACTGCCGATTTAGATGCCGTGATTCTGGGCATGCATGCAAAGCCTGACAATCCTGAGCTTCAGAAAGCCCAAGAGTTGGGACTTAAAATCTATTCCTATCCCGAATTTCTGTACGAGCAATCAAAAAACAAGACCCGTGTGGTCATTGGGGGCAGTCATGGCAAGACGACCATCACCTCGATGATTTTACATGTACTTGATTATCAAGATATTGAAGTTGATTATATGGTAGGTGCACAACTCGAGGGATTTGATCGTATGGTACATCTGACAGAAGAAAATGATTTTATGGTTTTAGAAGGGGATGAATATTTGAGCTCACCCATCGATCGCCGGCCCAAGTTTCACCTCTACCAGGCCAATATTGCCCTGTTGAGCGGCATTGCGTGGGACCATATCAATGTTTTCACCACCTATGAAAATTATGTTGAGCAGTTCGAGATTTTTGTAGATGGTATCGTGAAAGGAGGCAGTATTACCTACAATGAAGAAGATGTTGAAGTAAAAAGGGTAGTGGAGGCTTCACAGAATACCATTCGAAAATTTCCCTACAGAACTCCAGAACATTCAATTGAAAATGGAATTACTTTTTTGGAAACCGAAGATGGCCCAATGCCGTTGGAAATATTTGGGAAACATAATTTGAATAACCTAATGGGCGCCAAATGGATTTGTCAGCAAATGGGAGTGGATGAGGTCGATTTTTATGAGGCGATTACCACCTTTAAAGGCGCTAGCAAGCGCTTGGAGAAATTGGCAGAAGGGGCGACCAATGCAGTTTTTAAGGATTTTGCCCATTCACCCAGCAAAGTAGCGGCCACGACCCAAGCTGTGGCGGCGCAATATCCCGACCGTAAGTTGGTGGCCTGTCTTGAGCTGCACACCTACAGTAGTCTCAATGTCGATTTCTTAAAAGAATATGAAGGGGCCCTTGATGCGGCTGACCAAGCAGTGGTCTATTACTCACCGGAAGCAGTTAAGATCAAACGACTTGAAGCGGTCACCACAGAGCAAATTGCCACGGCGTTCAAAAGAAAAGACGTGAGGGTTTTTACCGACCCCGACTCATTTCAAGAATGGCTTTATTCCCAAAATTTTGAAAATGCGAACCTTTTGTTGATGAGTTCGGGCAACTATGGGGGATTGGATTTTGAAAAGGTTAAAAAGGGATTTGGGTAG
- a CDS encoding GlxA family transcriptional regulator, with translation MKHISVIVPSGNSIVDTIIAPFNMLKMANSHFKRINELARHPFKVDLVGLSKEPVLYQGLFSVRPTATIHDIPKTDLIIISPISGDLDIEIQNNMDFVDWIKTQRIENGSELASLCKGAFLLAETGLVNGKSCATHWTAHETFKRKYPNVNLIPEKIICEDNGIYSSGGAYSILNFTLYLIERYFGRETAIWCSKVSEIAFDRLSQSEFIIFSGQKDHSDEPIKQAQLHIENNYQDRLVVDEIAQMVHLNARSFLRRFKKATSNTPLEYIQRVKVEAAKKRLESSTKTILEIMYDIGYNDEKAFRSTFRKYSGLSPKEYQRKYNREMAYA, from the coding sequence ATGAAGCATATCAGCGTAATTGTTCCATCAGGTAATAGCATTGTAGACACTATCATCGCACCTTTCAACATGCTTAAAATGGCAAATTCGCATTTCAAGCGGATCAATGAACTGGCAAGGCATCCATTTAAGGTGGATTTGGTGGGGTTATCAAAAGAACCCGTTCTGTATCAGGGCTTGTTCAGTGTACGGCCCACGGCCACCATTCATGACATACCAAAAACCGATTTGATCATCATCTCTCCAATAAGTGGAGATTTGGATATAGAAATTCAAAATAACATGGATTTTGTGGATTGGATCAAAACCCAGAGAATTGAAAATGGTTCTGAACTTGCAAGTCTATGTAAAGGAGCTTTTCTGTTGGCGGAAACTGGATTGGTCAATGGAAAATCTTGCGCCACGCATTGGACGGCGCACGAAACATTCAAGCGTAAATATCCAAACGTAAACTTGATACCCGAAAAAATAATTTGTGAAGACAATGGCATATACTCTAGCGGCGGTGCCTATTCTATTTTGAACTTCACGCTGTACTTAATAGAGCGGTATTTTGGCAGGGAAACGGCCATATGGTGCTCAAAGGTTTCTGAAATAGCATTTGACCGGTTAAGCCAGAGTGAGTTCATCATTTTTAGCGGGCAAAAAGACCACTCAGATGAACCGATCAAACAAGCCCAACTTCATATAGAAAACAATTACCAAGACAGGTTGGTAGTAGATGAGATTGCCCAAATGGTACATTTAAATGCCAGAAGTTTTCTAAGAAGGTTCAAGAAAGCTACTTCGAATACCCCATTGGAATATATACAACGGGTCAAGGTCGAAGCAGCAAAAAAGAGACTGGAATCGTCTACAAAAACCATACTTGAGATAATGTACGACATTGGATACAATGATGAAAAGGCATTCAGATCTACTTTTCGTAAATATTCCGGACTATCGCCCAAAGAATACCAAAGAAAATATAATAGGGAAATGGCATATGCCTAA
- a CDS encoding antibiotic biosynthesis monooxygenase, protein MENQEVMVVYKWIAREGNSEELKAIYREVESQMKSNEPGALKVECYFDETSSTLIVMDLFADAGAVGFHLGTTAAGHFENLLKIAVPGEFLFCGQVPEEMKQAATAMGLNATFAPRIFGFHRA, encoded by the coding sequence ATGGAAAATCAAGAAGTAATGGTAGTATATAAATGGATTGCCAGAGAAGGAAACTCAGAAGAATTAAAAGCCATTTATAGAGAAGTGGAAAGCCAAATGAAATCGAACGAACCGGGCGCGTTGAAAGTTGAATGTTATTTTGATGAAACGTCTTCTACTTTAATCGTAATGGATCTTTTTGCAGATGCTGGAGCTGTTGGGTTTCACTTGGGGACAACCGCTGCCGGACATTTCGAGAATTTACTGAAAATCGCTGTTCCTGGTGAATTTTTATTCTGTGGTCAGGTTCCTGAAGAGATGAAGCAAGCGGCAACCGCAATGGGACTTAATGCCACTTTCGCTCCTAGAATATTCGGATTTCACAGGGCCTGA
- a CDS encoding DUF1569 domain-containing protein, with the protein MKSLFNQGAYEEILARIDKLSPETQRLWGKMSVGQMAWHCQFPLKIAIKNEDRGVSGNPLVRWFFKKSLYNDKLWRKNLPTAPGLKATEEKDFETEVTKLKDLVRQCYAIKDRTDWSPHPLFGKLTHQQWGQMEYKHLDHHLRQFGV; encoded by the coding sequence ATGAAATCACTTTTTAATCAGGGAGCATACGAAGAAATATTGGCACGAATTGACAAACTATCACCTGAAACACAACGGCTATGGGGCAAAATGAGTGTGGGGCAGATGGCCTGGCATTGCCAGTTTCCTTTGAAGATAGCCATAAAAAACGAAGATAGGGGAGTCAGTGGAAATCCCTTGGTACGCTGGTTCTTCAAAAAGTCACTCTACAATGATAAACTATGGCGCAAAAACCTGCCCACGGCCCCAGGACTCAAAGCTACCGAAGAAAAAGACTTTGAAACCGAAGTAACGAAATTAAAAGACTTGGTCAGACAATGTTATGCCATAAAAGACAGAACCGACTGGAGCCCCCACCCCCTTTTTGGTAAACTCACCCATCAGCAATGGGGGCAGATGGAGTACAAACACCTTGACCATCATTTGCGGCAATTTGGGGTTTAA
- the radC gene encoding RadC family protein, giving the protein MHEKTASLSIKNWADDDRPREKLLSKGRLALSDAELIAILIGSGSKKESAVELSKRILALVDNSLNDLGRLSVKQLTQFKGIGEAKAITIAAALEIGRRRRDEESKRITKIVSSLDAFELLQPLIGELEHEEFWILYLNNSNKVVYKGQLSKGGITGTLVDVRLVMKQALELGAVALILAHNHPSNSLKPSKADKELTVKLKRASGILDIKVLDHLIITHKAYFSFADEGVL; this is encoded by the coding sequence ATGCATGAAAAAACGGCATCGCTATCCATTAAAAATTGGGCCGATGACGACAGGCCTAGGGAAAAACTGTTGTCAAAAGGGCGTTTGGCACTCTCAGATGCTGAGCTCATTGCTATTTTGATCGGGTCTGGTAGCAAAAAAGAAAGTGCCGTCGAGCTTTCAAAACGGATATTGGCCTTGGTTGACAACAGTTTGAACGATTTGGGCCGGCTTTCAGTGAAACAGCTTACACAGTTTAAGGGCATTGGCGAAGCAAAGGCAATCACCATTGCCGCGGCCCTTGAAATTGGAAGGCGTCGACGAGATGAAGAAAGCAAACGAATTACCAAGATCGTTTCGAGTTTAGATGCTTTTGAGTTGTTGCAACCCCTTATCGGTGAGCTCGAACATGAAGAATTCTGGATTCTCTACTTGAATAATTCCAATAAGGTTGTGTACAAGGGGCAATTGAGCAAGGGGGGTATTACGGGTACCTTGGTCGATGTGCGTTTGGTTATGAAGCAGGCCCTTGAATTGGGTGCCGTGGCACTTATTTTGGCGCATAATCACCCTTCAAACAGCTTGAAGCCCAGCAAGGCTGATAAAGAATTGACCGTTAAATTGAAAAGAGCCTCAGGTATTCTTGATATAAAGGTGCTGGATCATCTTATCATTACCCATAAGGCTTATTTCAGCTTTGCAGATGAAGGAGTGCTGTAG
- a CDS encoding polysaccharide deacetylase family protein, with protein sequence MRFHKDMLLIYTHKITPRFRFTMGHIFEQILGIEIGFTTTVEDFIKHKGAKMTYTKQPLQNEFFVRSNDLLFEKGINDFSIQMGDWEGLPSFFEAGEKSVIPYDIFSASFFLLSRYEEYLPHVKDELGRYPAKESLAYQNGFLELPVVDLWALKLFRILEQRFPEIKRKAKAYRYTSIINVTTSHSFALRGMARSLGALMFDLGNFRLRRVVQRLLVHLGVRKDPFDNFSTLIELHKKFQGKTMFFFQFADYSTHDKNISPNNNKFRHLIKAIADYSVVALSTSFHAGNKIELLRKEKKRMAQLINRPIKYSRLRYNKVNIPTTYRNLMEAEFTDDFSMGYTHEVGFRAGTCTPFYFYDINLEEQQPLKVHPFAVHDYALTKHANTGEILEQIDAIYRHVKQVKGQFVTVFSNELLGSKQKISWLELYQNFLKRYYV encoded by the coding sequence TTGAGATTTCATAAAGATATGCTGCTTATCTACACCCATAAAATAACACCTCGTTTCCGTTTCACCATGGGGCATATCTTCGAACAGATCTTGGGTATTGAGATTGGTTTTACCACCACGGTCGAAGACTTCATTAAGCACAAAGGGGCTAAGATGACCTATACCAAACAGCCCCTTCAAAATGAATTCTTTGTCAGGAGCAATGACCTGTTATTCGAAAAGGGCATTAATGACTTCAGTATTCAAATGGGTGATTGGGAAGGTCTTCCCAGTTTTTTTGAGGCGGGTGAAAAGAGTGTCATTCCGTATGATATCTTTTCGGCGAGTTTCTTCTTGTTGAGCCGTTATGAAGAATACCTCCCGCACGTGAAGGATGAATTGGGCAGGTATCCTGCCAAGGAAAGCCTTGCGTACCAAAACGGTTTTTTGGAGCTACCCGTGGTTGATTTATGGGCTTTAAAGCTTTTTAGGATTTTGGAGCAGAGATTTCCTGAAATCAAGAGAAAGGCAAAGGCCTATCGGTATACCTCGATCATAAATGTGACCACATCGCACAGTTTTGCCCTCAGGGGCATGGCGCGCAGTTTGGGCGCACTCATGTTTGATTTGGGCAATTTTAGGCTGCGACGGGTGGTCCAGAGGCTATTGGTACATTTGGGTGTGCGAAAGGATCCCTTCGACAATTTTTCGACTTTGATAGAGCTGCACAAAAAGTTTCAGGGGAAAACAATGTTCTTTTTCCAATTTGCCGACTATTCGACCCACGACAAGAACATTTCGCCCAACAACAATAAATTTAGGCACTTGATAAAGGCAATTGCAGATTATAGCGTGGTGGCCTTGAGTACATCTTTTCATGCCGGCAACAAAATAGAGCTCTTAAGAAAAGAGAAAAAGAGAATGGCCCAATTGATCAATAGACCCATAAAATATTCAAGGTTACGCTATAATAAGGTCAACATTCCCACGACTTACCGAAATTTAATGGAGGCCGAGTTCACCGATGATTTTAGTATGGGCTATACCCATGAGGTTGGCTTTCGTGCCGGCACCTGTACCCCTTTTTATTTTTATGATATCAATTTAGAGGAGCAACAGCCTCTTAAGGTGCATCCCTTTGCGGTACATGACTACGCCCTGACAAAACACGCAAACACCGGTGAGATACTTGAACAAATCGATGCAATTTATAGACATGTCAAACAGGTAAAGGGGCAGTTCGTCACCGTTTTCTCCAATGAACTTTTAGGCAGCAAACAAAAGATCTCGTGGCTTGAACTGTACCAAAATTTCTTAAAGCGATACTATGTTTAG
- a CDS encoding YjjG family noncanonical pyrimidine nucleotidase, producing the protein MFRGVVTDVFFDLDHTLWDFEKNSALTFKRIFTKNGIDVSLESFLEMYVPLNFAYWKLYREEKVTKEELRYQRLKKAFDAIGFPTNRSLINKLSEDYILHLSSFNHIFPDTKEILEYLMPNYRLHIITNGFEEIQHKKLINAGIIHHFDVIVNSEMAGVKKPNPKIFQLALEKTGTTAEKSLMVGDSLEADILGARAVGFHTLHFNPTRDSNHDFCKIITGLNEIKTVL; encoded by the coding sequence ATGTTTAGGGGAGTGGTGACCGATGTTTTTTTTGACCTTGACCATACCCTGTGGGACTTTGAAAAAAACTCGGCACTTACCTTTAAGAGAATATTTACCAAAAATGGAATAGATGTTTCGCTTGAATCTTTTTTGGAAATGTATGTGCCGCTCAACTTTGCCTATTGGAAACTCTATAGAGAAGAAAAGGTTACCAAGGAAGAATTGCGGTATCAACGTTTGAAAAAGGCTTTTGACGCTATAGGATTCCCAACAAATAGGTCATTGATCAATAAACTTTCTGAAGACTATATTCTACATCTTTCTTCGTTTAACCATATATTTCCAGATACCAAAGAAATTCTTGAATACCTCATGCCCAATTATCGGCTTCATATCATAACCAACGGATTCGAGGAAATACAGCACAAAAAGCTCATAAATGCCGGTATCATACATCATTTTGATGTTATTGTGAACTCAGAAATGGCAGGGGTGAAAAAGCCCAATCCGAAAATTTTTCAACTGGCCTTAGAAAAAACAGGTACTACTGCTGAGAAAAGTTTAATGGTCGGTGATAGTCTCGAAGCCGATATTTTGGGAGCCCGAGCAGTGGGCTTTCATACTCTTCATTTTAACCCCACCCGTGATTCAAACCATGATTTTTGCAAAATCATTACCGGTTTGAACGAAATAAAAACCGTTTTGTAG
- a CDS encoding DUF5723 family protein, with the protein MKRWQLLILTSLLGIGVLYAQNKQLLYDFYEIPQSLMVNPGVKTPYKWHAGIPLLSGIGFQAGTSGITVNDLFANDGIDFTTKVRDRAVFGMGPRDEFSGSGQIEVFYGGFRSANRPSDYYSFGMYGEGYSSIFWPKDLAILGFEGNANNLNRRFDLGHLTLQGEAVNVFHFGVNRKMNDKLNLGIRAKLYSSVFEFKSKRNSGYFVTTQGDNNILENTLVAQLELQTSGVKELIDILDEDTNTTGADIQQWLLGRSFFGGNLGIGADFGFTYELGQNTFLTGSVLDVGFIYHTNGLENYTLNGAVSNEGIEIILPEDLFDTTTDIWQELVDEIERLVPFETNQNSFISLRPIKLNASVRHNFGERKGSTAEACYCGYDTTDRADGFDYVNSVGGHLFVINRPKGPQAALTAFYQRRFGDVLALKTTYTVDKYSFTNIGLGLNLQAGPVNFYVLADNLLGYGNIADSHYASFQFGFNIISWNDN; encoded by the coding sequence ATGAAAAGATGGCAACTCTTGATTTTGACCTCTTTGCTGGGGATAGGTGTGCTTTATGCACAAAACAAGCAGTTGCTCTATGATTTTTATGAGATTCCACAATCTTTGATGGTCAATCCTGGGGTGAAGACACCTTATAAATGGCACGCGGGAATTCCCCTTTTATCTGGAATAGGTTTTCAAGCCGGTACCAGTGGTATTACCGTGAACGACCTTTTTGCCAACGATGGCATTGATTTTACGACCAAGGTCAGGGATCGGGCCGTTTTTGGTATGGGCCCACGGGACGAATTCAGTGGCAGTGGCCAGATAGAGGTGTTCTATGGTGGTTTTAGAAGTGCGAACCGGCCTAGTGATTACTATTCTTTTGGAATGTATGGTGAGGGCTATTCGAGCATTTTTTGGCCTAAAGATTTGGCCATTTTAGGTTTCGAAGGCAATGCCAATAATTTGAATAGGAGGTTTGATCTCGGTCATTTGACTTTACAAGGAGAAGCGGTGAACGTCTTTCATTTTGGGGTAAACCGGAAAATGAACGATAAATTGAACCTCGGTATCAGAGCAAAGCTTTATTCTAGTGTTTTTGAATTCAAATCAAAACGAAATTCGGGCTATTTTGTAACTACCCAAGGTGACAACAATATTTTAGAGAATACCTTGGTGGCCCAACTTGAATTACAGACCTCTGGTGTCAAGGAGTTGATTGATATACTTGATGAAGATACGAACACCACAGGTGCCGATATACAACAATGGCTTTTGGGGCGTTCTTTCTTTGGGGGTAATTTGGGCATTGGAGCAGATTTCGGCTTTACTTACGAGTTGGGCCAAAACACCTTTTTAACCGGTAGTGTATTGGATGTAGGCTTTATCTACCACACCAACGGACTCGAAAATTATACCCTAAACGGTGCTGTGAGCAATGAGGGCATTGAGATCATATTGCCCGAAGACCTTTTTGATACGACCACGGATATTTGGCAAGAACTGGTCGATGAGATAGAACGGTTGGTGCCTTTTGAGACAAACCAAAACAGCTTCATATCATTACGTCCAATTAAATTGAACGCTTCGGTACGCCATAATTTTGGGGAAAGAAAGGGTAGTACCGCAGAGGCGTGTTACTGTGGCTATGATACAACAGATCGAGCTGACGGGTTTGATTATGTGAACAGTGTCGGTGGACACCTGTTCGTTATCAACCGCCCCAAGGGACCGCAAGCGGCCCTGACCGCATTTTATCAACGCAGATTTGGCGACGTACTCGCCCTGAAGACAACTTATACCGTTGACAAATATTCCTTTACCAATATTGGTCTTGGACTCAATCTACAGGCCGGTCCGGTTAATTTTTATGTGTTGGCCGACAATTTACTGGGCTATGGCAATATAGCTGACAGTCATTACGCATCTTTTCAATTCGGATTTAATATCATATCTTGGAACGATAATTGA
- a CDS encoding replication-associated recombination protein A, with amino-acid sequence MIEPLAERIRPKTLDGFVSQQHLVGKNGALYPQIKKGMVPSLIFWGPPGTGKTTLAQIIANESGRPFYTLSAISSGVKDVREVIEKAKQSGGLFTAKNPILFIDEIHRFSKSQQDSLLGAVEKGWVTLIGATTENPSFEVIPALLSRCQVYVLNPFGKEDLEALLARAMQEDEVLKSKKINLTQTEALLRLSGGDGRKLLNIFELIVNSEEGNKVTITNDLVQQKVQKNTVLYDKTGEQHYDIISAFIKSVRGSDPNAAVYWLARMIEGGEDVKFIARRMVILASEDIGNANPTALVLANAAFQAVNVIGYPEARIILSQCATYLASSPKSNASYLAIGKAQQKVRETGDLPVPLAIRNAPTKLMKDLGYGKAYAYAHDFDHNFVDLEFLPEEISGATFYKPGNNARENAFREFLKKRWKDKYDL; translated from the coding sequence ATGATCGAACCCCTTGCGGAAAGAATACGGCCCAAAACCCTAGATGGCTTTGTAAGTCAGCAACACCTAGTGGGCAAAAACGGTGCTTTGTACCCCCAAATCAAGAAAGGCATGGTTCCTTCCCTTATTTTTTGGGGACCTCCCGGTACGGGAAAGACCACCTTGGCACAAATCATCGCCAATGAAAGCGGTCGCCCGTTCTATACGCTGAGTGCCATTAGCAGTGGGGTCAAAGATGTTAGAGAAGTTATTGAAAAGGCAAAGCAAAGCGGTGGACTATTCACGGCCAAAAATCCTATTCTTTTTATTGATGAGATACACCGTTTCAGTAAATCACAGCAAGATTCTCTTTTGGGGGCCGTTGAAAAAGGGTGGGTGACCCTAATCGGGGCCACGACCGAAAATCCCAGTTTTGAGGTAATTCCTGCCCTATTGTCACGCTGTCAGGTCTACGTGCTCAACCCCTTTGGAAAAGAAGATCTTGAGGCCCTTTTGGCCCGTGCCATGCAGGAAGATGAAGTGTTGAAATCAAAAAAAATCAATTTAACCCAAACCGAGGCCTTGTTGAGACTTTCAGGGGGCGATGGACGAAAATTGCTGAACATTTTCGAGCTGATCGTCAATTCGGAAGAAGGCAATAAAGTGACCATCACCAATGACTTGGTACAACAAAAAGTTCAGAAAAATACTGTGCTTTATGATAAAACGGGCGAGCAGCACTATGATATCATATCAGCTTTCATCAAATCAGTACGCGGCAGTGACCCCAATGCTGCCGTTTATTGGTTGGCCCGTATGATCGAAGGTGGTGAGGATGTGAAATTCATTGCACGTAGAATGGTCATATTGGCTTCAGAGGATATTGGAAACGCGAATCCGACCGCCCTGGTCCTCGCCAATGCGGCCTTTCAGGCGGTGAACGTAATCGGATATCCGGAAGCACGAATTATTTTAAGTCAATGTGCCACTTATTTGGCCAGCTCACCCAAGAGCAACGCTAGTTATCTAGCCATTGGTAAGGCTCAACAAAAAGTAAGGGAGACCGGTGATTTACCAGTACCCTTGGCCATTAGAAATGCCCCCACAAAACTGATGAAAGATCTAGGCTATGGTAAAGCGTATGCCTATGCCCATGACTTCGACCACAATTTTGTGGATTTGGAGTTTTTGCCCGAAGAAATCTCAGGGGCTACTTTTTATAAACCTGGAAACAATGCTAGAGAGAATGCCTTTCGTGAATTTTTAAAAAAGCGTTGGAAAGATAAGTACGACCTCTAA
- a CDS encoding rhomboid family intramembrane serine protease, with protein MGESYNFRFSNSVLIAPMLAILLIWTVFWAEVRFGVNFNDFGVYPRTIKGLRGVLFSPFIHGSVEHLYNNTIPLILLLAALFYFYRRNAMVVLLVGFFLSGSLTWLIGRPSYHIGASGIIYVLASFIFFKGVIAKHYRLIALSLAVVFIYGGMLWYIFPIEDGISWEGHLSGFLAGLFLALVLKSDFPKEKKFTWQREDYNEEEDEFMKHFDEEGNFIENMGGADDEGISIKYHYRKGKD; from the coding sequence ATGGGCGAATCATATAATTTTCGTTTCTCGAATTCGGTACTCATAGCACCGATGCTGGCCATATTACTGATTTGGACGGTTTTTTGGGCTGAGGTACGGTTTGGGGTCAACTTTAATGATTTTGGGGTTTATCCAAGAACAATAAAAGGTCTCAGGGGCGTTTTGTTCAGTCCTTTCATTCACGGTTCGGTCGAGCATTTGTACAACAATACCATTCCCTTGATCCTCTTATTGGCCGCCCTGTTCTATTTTTATCGGAGAAATGCCATGGTAGTGTTATTGGTAGGATTTTTTCTTTCAGGGTCCCTTACCTGGTTGATTGGCCGACCCTCATACCATATAGGAGCCAGTGGCATTATTTACGTTTTGGCCAGTTTTATTTTTTTTAAGGGAGTGATTGCCAAACATTATCGTTTGATAGCCTTGTCATTGGCCGTTGTGTTTATTTACGGGGGAATGTTGTGGTACATTTTTCCTATTGAGGATGGTATTTCTTGGGAAGGACATCTTTCAGGTTTTCTAGCAGGACTCTTTTTGGCCCTTGTTTTGAAATCTGACTTTCCGAAAGAGAAAAAATTTACATGGCAAAGAGAAGATTACAATGAAGAAGAAGATGAGTTTATGAAGCATTTTGATGAAGAAGGAAATTTTATTGAGAACATGGGTGGGGCCGATGATGAGGGCATTTCGATCAAATACCATTACAGAAAAGGAAAAGACTAG
- the rlmB gene encoding 23S rRNA (guanosine(2251)-2'-O)-methyltransferase RlmB: MKSENQIYGLHAIIEAINTDRPINKVYLQKRLQGDLFKKLETLIRKKGVVSSYVPIEKLNKLTKNNHQGAVALISPIAFSPFEEVAEHILKTKDLPFFLLLDRLSDVRNFGAIIRTAVCCGVDAIVVPKTGSAPINDDTVKTSAGAAFNIPIAKVDHLKDAVFYLQSSGIEIIAATEKTENSIYDVSFNKPCAVIMGSEGKGISPSLLKLADHSAKLPMLGDIESLNVSVACGVFLYEVVRQRMD; this comes from the coding sequence ATGAAGTCTGAAAATCAAATATATGGTCTACATGCCATAATTGAGGCAATAAATACTGACAGGCCCATCAACAAAGTCTACCTTCAAAAAAGGCTTCAGGGTGATTTGTTTAAAAAGTTGGAGACCTTGATTCGGAAGAAAGGAGTGGTCTCGTCTTATGTGCCGATTGAAAAACTCAATAAGCTTACAAAAAATAATCATCAGGGAGCTGTCGCGCTTATTTCTCCGATAGCATTCAGCCCTTTTGAGGAAGTAGCGGAACATATACTGAAAACCAAAGACTTGCCCTTTTTTCTCTTGCTGGACAGGCTATCTGACGTTCGCAATTTCGGAGCCATCATCAGAACGGCTGTATGTTGTGGTGTCGATGCCATTGTGGTACCCAAAACTGGTTCGGCCCCTATTAATGACGATACGGTCAAAACCTCTGCAGGCGCTGCTTTTAATATCCCTATTGCGAAGGTTGACCATCTTAAGGATGCAGTTTTTTACCTGCAATCATCTGGAATTGAAATAATCGCTGCAACCGAAAAAACCGAAAATTCAATTTACGATGTTTCGTTCAACAAACCCTGTGCGGTCATCATGGGCTCAGAAGGCAAGGGTATTTCGCCTTCATTGTTAAAATTGGCCGATCATTCTGCAAAACTGCCCATGTTAGGTGATATTGAATCGTTGAATGTTTCCGTAGCCTGTGGCGTATTTCTTTATGAGGTGGTCAGACAGCGAATGGACTAG